One window of the Cohnella hashimotonis genome contains the following:
- the ftsE gene encoding cell division ATP-binding protein FtsE yields the protein MIEMHDIWKTYPDGTPALQGINIVIDRNEFVYVVGPSGAGKSTFMKLIYREEVPTKGQLSVNGFNIGKLKQRKIPYVRRNIGVVFQDFRLLPKLSVYENVAFAMEVVESPKRHIRRRTMEVLELVGLKHKASSLPAQLSGGEQQRVAIARAIVNSPSVIVADEPTGNLDPETSWGIMKLLEEINFRGTTIVMATHNKEIVNTLRKRVIAIERGTIVRDQQRGDYGYEV from the coding sequence GTGATCGAAATGCACGACATATGGAAGACCTATCCGGACGGCACGCCCGCCCTGCAAGGCATAAATATCGTGATCGACCGCAACGAGTTCGTGTACGTCGTCGGCCCGTCCGGCGCCGGCAAGTCGACGTTCATGAAGCTGATCTATCGCGAGGAAGTGCCGACCAAGGGCCAGCTGTCCGTCAACGGGTTCAATATAGGCAAGCTCAAGCAGCGCAAGATCCCTTACGTCCGCCGCAATATCGGCGTGGTGTTTCAGGATTTTCGGCTGCTGCCCAAACTGTCCGTTTATGAGAACGTCGCCTTCGCGATGGAAGTCGTCGAATCGCCCAAGCGGCATATCCGCCGGCGAACGATGGAGGTGCTCGAGCTTGTCGGGCTTAAGCACAAGGCGAGCAGCCTGCCGGCCCAATTGTCCGGCGGCGAGCAGCAGCGCGTCGCGATTGCCAGGGCGATCGTCAACAGCCCCTCCGTCATCGTGGCTGACGAGCCTACCGGCAACCTCGATCCCGAGACCTCGTGGGGAATCATGAAGCTGCTCGAAGAGATCAATTTCCGCGGTACCACCATCGTCATGGCCACCCACAACAAAGAAATCGTCAACACCCTTCGCAAACGGGTCATCGCGATCGAGCGGGGCACCATCGTGCGGGACCAGCAGAGAGGGGATTACGGATATGAAGTTTAG
- the ftsX gene encoding permease-like cell division protein FtsX yields the protein MKFSTLVRHVREGVKNVFRNGWMSFASIGSIVVSLFVLGVFMLLALNVNQWADQFDSQVQVNVYLQSEIGQSKIDELKTRIGNIAEVKQVTFVSKEEGLEKLRQDLDEDVKGALDGYKDANPLPDAFEVELFDAQQVSYVAKQILAFNETDADKPVLSVKYGQGYVEKLFRITNAVRNVGLVVVAGLAVMAMFLISTTIKMTILARRREIGIMKLVGATNNFIRWPFFIEGIVIGLAGSGLTTALLLYGYSELIASTHYNMGLMMIEVVDMNKVGWLVGGTLVALGTLIGVWGSVVSVRKHLKV from the coding sequence ATGAAGTTTAGCACCCTCGTGCGCCACGTCCGCGAAGGTGTCAAGAACGTCTTCCGCAACGGCTGGATGTCATTCGCCTCGATCGGATCGATCGTCGTGTCGCTGTTCGTGCTGGGCGTGTTCATGCTCCTCGCGCTCAACGTGAACCAGTGGGCGGATCAGTTCGACAGCCAGGTTCAAGTCAACGTCTACCTCCAGTCGGAGATCGGCCAGTCCAAGATCGACGAGCTGAAGACGCGCATCGGCAACATCGCCGAGGTCAAGCAGGTCACCTTCGTTTCCAAGGAGGAGGGACTTGAAAAGCTGCGTCAGGATCTGGACGAGGACGTAAAAGGCGCGCTCGACGGCTATAAGGATGCCAACCCGCTGCCGGATGCGTTCGAGGTCGAGCTGTTCGACGCCCAGCAGGTGTCCTACGTCGCCAAGCAGATTCTTGCCTTTAACGAGACGGACGCGGACAAGCCGGTCCTCAGCGTCAAGTACGGACAAGGCTATGTCGAAAAGCTGTTCCGCATCACGAACGCCGTGCGCAACGTCGGTCTGGTCGTCGTCGCGGGACTCGCGGTCATGGCGATGTTCCTCATTTCCACCACGATCAAGATGACGATACTGGCCCGTCGCAGAGAGATCGGCATTATGAAGCTCGTCGGCGCCACCAACAATTTTATCCGCTGGCCATTCTTCATCGAAGGGATCGTCATCGGCTTGGCAGGCTCAGGCCTTACGACAGCGCTGCTGCTGTACGGGTATTCCGAATTGATCGCGTCGACCCATTACAACATGGGCCTGATGATGATCGAGGTCGTCGATATGAACAAAGTCGGCTGGCTGGTCGGCGGCACGCTCGTGGCGCTCGGCACGTTGATCGGCGTCTGGGGCAGCGTCGTTTCGGTTCGCAAGCATTTGAAGGTGTAG
- a CDS encoding murein hydrolase activator EnvC family protein: MNKRLIAVLVMLLGVVFLVRPYESHAETKMQKIERQLKEIQAQMNAAAESKKEAERRSEDLTNKKALAKTDMFTLLKQIQQTSDQLDATQAKIESAETKLLKTTSELESAEASRQSRDEQLRERIRLIYMNGSVSYLDVLLSSKSFSDFVGRFQSLQSIMEQDKEVLSQTENYKALVADKKAQVEVDLASVKKLYSDMADKRAELQDQEKEKEVLVASINQKIEETEDISEEAEAALMEFGKKYSKLLEQKKQLKTYYTGGKLGLPLKREYRLSSPFGYRTHPVTGQKNKLHTGLDMAVPEGTSVYAAESGTVIVAQSWSGYGNCIIINHGGGLWTLYGHLKPGGILVEKGETVKRGEKIGLVGMTGTATGYHLHFEVRKDGTPVNPAPYLK; the protein is encoded by the coding sequence GTGAATAAAAGATTGATCGCGGTATTGGTCATGCTGCTGGGCGTCGTATTCCTCGTCCGGCCGTACGAGAGCCACGCCGAGACGAAGATGCAGAAGATCGAGCGGCAGCTCAAAGAGATCCAAGCCCAGATGAACGCCGCCGCGGAAAGCAAGAAGGAAGCGGAGCGCCGGAGCGAGGATCTGACCAACAAAAAGGCGCTTGCCAAGACGGATATGTTTACGCTGCTCAAGCAGATTCAGCAGACTTCGGATCAGCTCGACGCGACTCAGGCCAAGATAGAGTCCGCCGAAACCAAGCTGCTGAAGACGACGTCGGAGCTCGAGTCCGCCGAAGCCTCCAGGCAGAGCAGGGACGAGCAGCTGCGAGAGCGCATCCGGCTTATTTACATGAACGGCTCTGTATCTTATCTGGACGTGCTGCTCAGCTCCAAGAGCTTCTCGGACTTCGTGGGCCGTTTCCAGTCGCTGCAGTCGATTATGGAGCAGGATAAAGAAGTGCTGTCGCAGACCGAGAACTACAAGGCGCTTGTCGCCGACAAGAAAGCGCAGGTCGAAGTCGATCTGGCTTCCGTCAAGAAGCTGTACAGCGACATGGCGGACAAAAGGGCCGAGCTGCAGGATCAGGAAAAAGAAAAAGAAGTGCTCGTAGCGAGCATTAACCAGAAAATCGAAGAAACCGAGGATATCAGCGAAGAGGCCGAAGCCGCGCTGATGGAGTTCGGCAAAAAGTATTCGAAGCTGCTGGAGCAGAAAAAACAGCTGAAAACCTACTACACCGGCGGTAAGCTTGGTCTCCCGCTGAAGCGGGAATACCGCTTGTCGTCGCCGTTCGGCTACCGTACGCATCCCGTGACCGGACAGAAAAACAAGCTGCACACGGGCTTGGACATGGCGGTTCCGGAGGGTACGTCGGTCTACGCGGCCGAATCGGGCACCGTTATCGTCGCCCAATCGTGGAGCGGGTACGGCAATTGTATCATCATCAACCATGGCGGCGGTCTGTGGACGCTGTACGGTCACTTGAAGCCAGGCGGGATCCTGGTCGAGAAGGGCGAGACCGTCAAACGCGGCGAAAAAATCGGTCTCGTCGGCATGACGGGCACCGCTACCGGTTACCATCTGCACTTCGAGGTTCGCAAAGACGGCACGCCGGTCAATCCGGCGCCGTATCTCAAATAA
- a CDS encoding PDZ domain-containing protein produces the protein MDLTIDWLRLAGESIGVLFLSPFLYIALAMVWWHSRQSNVLQRRLFHIRLRGTLPMTAARIVAGFVAGIALSALGFAAGAQLTASTLVCVWIATFMLALFKLRYVCLAYAAGVLTVIQTILSWTGVPDGDETVNRIWQALKDIDGPSLLFLAGLLHIAEALLVRLQGSRYATPLFLEGKRGKPIGAYSLSGLWPVPLLWLVPAASNNGLALPWTPLFGMDGGPAVTVAGWTLAAFPVLIGFTDRTATRWPEVKAKEMATGLLVYGLAIAALAAGAAFWGPLTILAGLAAFILHEGLLFWGRMRERGHHPVYVQDGRGVVILAVLPGTPAYEMGLTAGETVSKANGVSVRSKEELHAALQLQPAFTKLEVLNRDGNVKFAQRARYAGEHHQLGLILAPDEDAEYVAAPGSSSLRQGMRLAGARLRGRGARRRFGGSEEAAAQESGPPPEKSGKSGNDVLALTAGTHAEATGQVDATTAERTFGVTPTAVQERVPEGLPPRSGRHK, from the coding sequence TTGGATCTGACGATCGATTGGTTGCGGTTGGCGGGCGAGAGTATCGGCGTCCTGTTCCTGTCGCCTTTTTTATATATCGCGCTCGCTATGGTCTGGTGGCATTCCCGCCAGAGCAATGTGCTGCAGCGCAGACTGTTCCACATCAGGCTGCGGGGTACGCTGCCGATGACGGCTGCTCGCATCGTCGCGGGTTTTGTTGCGGGCATCGCGTTGTCGGCGCTCGGGTTTGCCGCAGGGGCGCAGCTGACTGCCTCTACGCTCGTATGCGTCTGGATCGCGACGTTCATGCTCGCGTTGTTCAAGCTGCGATATGTTTGTCTCGCTTACGCGGCGGGCGTACTTACTGTCATACAGACGATCCTTTCATGGACGGGCGTGCCTGATGGAGACGAGACGGTAAACCGGATTTGGCAGGCGTTAAAAGATATCGATGGTCCGTCCTTGCTGTTCTTGGCCGGCCTGCTGCATATTGCGGAAGCGCTTCTCGTCCGGCTGCAGGGCTCGCGATATGCGACGCCGTTGTTTCTGGAGGGGAAGCGAGGCAAGCCGATCGGCGCCTATTCGCTGTCCGGCCTTTGGCCGGTGCCGCTGCTCTGGCTTGTGCCCGCGGCAAGCAATAATGGGCTAGCGCTGCCATGGACGCCGCTGTTCGGCATGGATGGAGGACCGGCGGTTACGGTCGCCGGATGGACGCTGGCAGCTTTTCCGGTGCTGATCGGATTTACGGATCGCACGGCGACACGGTGGCCTGAAGTTAAGGCGAAGGAAATGGCAACCGGCCTGCTTGTTTACGGGCTGGCGATTGCGGCGCTTGCAGCCGGCGCCGCGTTCTGGGGACCGCTTACGATCTTGGCCGGGCTCGCGGCCTTCATTTTGCACGAGGGTCTGCTGTTCTGGGGAAGGATGCGCGAGCGGGGGCATCATCCTGTTTATGTGCAGGATGGCAGAGGCGTCGTCATTCTCGCCGTGCTTCCCGGAACGCCGGCGTATGAGATGGGCTTGACCGCCGGCGAGACCGTGAGCAAGGCGAATGGCGTCAGCGTGCGCAGCAAGGAGGAGCTTCATGCGGCGTTGCAGCTTCAGCCGGCGTTTACGAAGCTCGAGGTGCTGAACCGCGACGGCAACGTAAAATTTGCGCAACGGGCCCGGTATGCCGGAGAGCATCATCAGCTTGGGCTGATCCTTGCGCCGGACGAGGATGCCGAATACGTGGCGGCGCCGGGATCGTCCTCGTTGCGCCAAGGAATGCGTTTGGCAGGTGCGAGGCTGCGCGGAAGAGGCGCCCGGAGGCGATTCGGCGGTTCGGAGGAGGCCGCGGCGCAAGAGAGCGGGCCGCCACCGGAGAAGTCCGGCAAGTCCGGGAACGATGTGCTTGCTTTGACAGCGGGGACGCATGCGGAGGCGACAGGTCAAGTAGACGCGACCACCGCAGAGCGGACTTTCGGCGTTACTCCAACGGCTGTTCAAGAGCGTGTGCCTGAAGGTCTTCCTCCGCGCAGCGGAAGGCATAAGTAG
- a CDS encoding DMT family transporter — protein MTKYWTLLIAAGVTEVGWVSGLKHASTWWEWLLTVVALAFSFWSLMEVTRVLPIGTAYAAFTGIGAAGTVIGEAVFYEGELNAAKLALVALMIVGIVGLKATSGPKSSTGVEKGGNG, from the coding sequence ATGACAAAGTACTGGACACTGCTGATCGCGGCCGGCGTGACGGAAGTGGGGTGGGTATCGGGCCTGAAGCATGCTTCAACCTGGTGGGAGTGGCTGCTGACGGTCGTCGCATTAGCGTTTTCCTTTTGGAGCCTGATGGAAGTGACGCGCGTGCTGCCGATCGGAACGGCCTATGCCGCGTTCACGGGCATCGGCGCGGCAGGGACGGTAATCGGGGAAGCCGTTTTTTACGAGGGAGAACTGAATGCGGCTAAGTTAGCGCTGGTCGCCCTCATGATCGTCGGCATCGTAGGCCTAAAAGCGACATCAGGGCCAAAATCAAGCACGGGCGTTGAGAAAGGCGGGAACGGCTGA
- a CDS encoding DMT family transporter — protein sequence MAWIYLVCAGLFEVVGTVGLNRWSSRRDAWGLIIICVSFLFSFSLLTAAMQDISMGTAYAVWTGIGSVGATVLGMIFYGESRQAARLFFLALVIAAAVGLKLIGE from the coding sequence ATGGCATGGATTTACCTGGTTTGTGCGGGCCTGTTTGAAGTCGTGGGGACAGTCGGCTTGAACCGTTGGAGCAGCCGCAGGGATGCTTGGGGATTGATTATTATATGCGTCAGCTTCTTGTTCAGCTTCAGCCTGCTGACAGCTGCGATGCAAGACATCTCGATGGGGACGGCTTATGCGGTCTGGACGGGCATCGGCTCGGTTGGCGCTACCGTTCTCGGCATGATTTTTTACGGTGAGTCGCGCCAGGCCGCAAGACTCTTTTTCCTCGCGCTTGTTATCGCCGCCGCGGTAGGCTTGAAGTTAATCGGGGAATAA
- a CDS encoding SPFH domain-containing protein, with product MGLFDFIKGQFIEVIEWLDDTGSMVYRFPVYDNAIKMGAKLVVRESQAAIFVNEGQIADVFGPGTYTLSTQNMPVLTALKSWKYGFNSPFKADVYFVSTRNFTQLKWGTTNPVIMRDAEFGMVRLRGFGNYALKVNDPALFLKEIFGTQQDFSAENVAGYLKSVIVSGVSDLLGESKIPVIDLAASYDELSRAATDKLQAHFMPMGLWLTALTIENISLPEEVEKTIDRRSSMNIAGNLDQYMKYQTAEALREAANNPADGSAGTGIGLGAGMAMGQAMSQMMRQNEQQNSANAGGSYSAGPGAASVAGAAAPGSGAAASERAAQVGGVSPDGGSAAPAKKFCSECGQPLAPTAKFCSNCGTKV from the coding sequence ATGGGATTGTTCGACTTCATCAAGGGCCAGTTCATCGAGGTTATCGAATGGCTGGACGACACCGGTTCGATGGTTTACCGTTTTCCTGTCTACGACAACGCGATTAAGATGGGCGCGAAGCTCGTCGTGCGCGAGTCTCAAGCTGCTATATTCGTCAACGAAGGCCAGATCGCCGACGTTTTCGGTCCGGGAACCTACACGTTAAGCACGCAGAACATGCCGGTGCTTACCGCGCTTAAGTCCTGGAAATACGGCTTCAACTCTCCTTTTAAAGCCGATGTTTATTTTGTGAGTACGCGCAATTTTACACAGTTGAAGTGGGGCACGACAAATCCGGTCATCATGCGCGACGCGGAATTTGGGATGGTCCGCTTGCGGGGCTTTGGCAACTATGCGCTTAAGGTGAACGATCCTGCACTGTTCCTGAAGGAGATTTTTGGGACACAGCAGGACTTTTCGGCGGAAAACGTGGCCGGCTACCTGAAGTCGGTCATCGTCTCCGGCGTAAGCGATCTGCTGGGCGAGTCAAAAATTCCGGTCATCGACCTGGCGGCTTCGTACGACGAGCTGAGCCGTGCCGCGACCGACAAGCTCCAGGCGCACTTCATGCCGATGGGGCTTTGGCTGACGGCCCTCACGATCGAGAATATCTCGTTGCCCGAGGAAGTCGAGAAGACGATCGACCGCAGATCGTCCATGAATATCGCGGGCAATCTCGATCAATACATGAAGTATCAGACGGCAGAGGCGTTGCGCGAGGCGGCGAACAACCCGGCGGACGGCTCGGCGGGAACGGGCATCGGGCTGGGCGCAGGCATGGCGATGGGCCAGGCCATGAGCCAAATGATGCGGCAAAACGAGCAGCAGAATTCGGCGAACGCCGGGGGAAGCTATAGCGCAGGTCCCGGCGCTGCTTCCGTCGCGGGCGCTGCAGCTCCCGGCAGCGGTGCAGCCGCAAGTGAACGTGCCGCGCAAGTCGGCGGGGTCTCCCCCGATGGCGGCAGCGCGGCGCCTGCGAAAAAGTTCTGTTCGGAGTGCGGGCAGCCGCTAGCGCCGACCGCGAAGTTTTGCTCCAATTGCGGGACGAAGGTGTAG
- a CDS encoding YcxB family protein has protein sequence MAATVKAEFETTEKEIVALNMRHFYASPGFVFFMLVCGSNLLYMLLAALKEGGEAADHFHFIQWLLLAFGLFIPGSSYLRAVQAVKRRFSAEKRAYVFDEKGFSFVTPSAKGQVDWPDVRRFAITRRMIILYVGQKGVSLIPLRSLSGPDDLAQLKQWIWQKVDPQAVRRAARNRMLLYTGIAAAAIVAVVLVWKGPS, from the coding sequence ATGGCAGCAACCGTAAAGGCAGAGTTCGAAACGACGGAAAAAGAGATCGTCGCTCTGAACATGAGACATTTCTATGCGAGTCCGGGGTTTGTGTTCTTCATGCTCGTCTGCGGTTCTAATTTGCTGTATATGCTGTTGGCGGCGTTAAAGGAGGGCGGTGAGGCTGCGGATCACTTCCACTTCATACAATGGCTGCTGCTGGCGTTCGGACTGTTCATTCCCGGATCGAGCTATTTGCGAGCGGTACAGGCCGTGAAGAGACGTTTTTCGGCTGAAAAACGGGCGTATGTATTCGACGAAAAAGGCTTTAGCTTTGTCACGCCTTCCGCGAAGGGACAGGTCGACTGGCCGGATGTACGGCGGTTCGCGATCACACGCCGTATGATCATCCTGTACGTCGGCCAGAAAGGTGTCAGCCTGATTCCCTTGCGGAGCTTGTCAGGCCCCGATGATCTGGCACAGCTTAAACAATGGATTTGGCAAAAGGTCGATCCTCAAGCTGTACGGCGCGCCGCGAGAAACCGCATGCTGCTGTATACTGGCATCGCGGCCGCCGCGATCGTCGCCGTTGTTCTCGTATGGAAGGGACCTTCATAA
- a CDS encoding OmpA/MotB family protein: protein MARRRSRRSRSAHENHDRWLITYADLITLLLIFFIIMYAMSQIDIKKYDTLAKSLQLEFHRADSIIEMGSGLEGGTDVAKYASPPPSANPSPSASASVDLDAEIARRREQALQDLLKVIESYVKENKLQQDVFVGDMPQGIAIRLSDRFLFDLGKADLKPDARPALDKLSSLFAKLDTTISIQGHTDNLPIQPGSAFRDNWGLSSGRALSVLRYFVDTRKLPEKIFEITGYADTRPVAANDTEANRQKNRRVEILVVRQAESAHRS from the coding sequence ATGGCGCGGAGACGCAGCCGGCGCAGCCGAAGCGCGCATGAGAACCATGACCGGTGGCTGATTACATACGCGGACCTGATTACCCTTCTGCTCATATTCTTCATTATTATGTATGCGATGAGTCAGATCGATATCAAAAAATACGACACGCTGGCCAAGTCGCTCCAATTGGAGTTCCATCGGGCGGACAGCATCATCGAGATGGGAAGCGGGCTTGAGGGCGGCACGGACGTCGCTAAATATGCGAGCCCGCCCCCTTCCGCCAATCCGTCTCCCAGCGCCAGCGCCTCGGTCGACTTGGATGCGGAGATTGCCAGACGTCGCGAGCAGGCGCTCCAGGATCTGTTGAAGGTCATCGAGTCGTATGTCAAAGAAAACAAATTGCAGCAAGACGTTTTCGTCGGAGACATGCCTCAGGGAATCGCTATCCGGCTGTCTGACAGATTCTTGTTCGACCTCGGCAAGGCGGATCTTAAACCGGATGCAAGACCGGCGCTGGACAAGTTATCCAGTTTGTTTGCGAAGCTGGACACGACCATCTCGATCCAGGGTCACACCGACAACCTGCCCATACAGCCGGGCTCTGCGTTCCGGGACAACTGGGGCTTGTCTTCCGGACGCGCCTTGTCCGTGCTCCGGTATTTCGTCGATACGCGCAAGCTGCCGGAAAAAATATTTGAAATCACGGGCTACGCGGACACGCGTCCCGTTGCGGCCAACGACACGGAAGCCAATCGTCAGAAAAACCGCCGCGTGGAAATACTGGTCGTGCGGCAGGCAGAATCCGCCCATCGAAGCTGA
- a CDS encoding flagellar motor protein: MDQTTSWGILAALAALIGGFLWEGGHWEGLVEKTALLIVFGGTFAAVAISFPASRLRQIPESLKTAFRPAALETTTRIDELVELATIARREGVLSLEDKLVDHPDPFIQSGLQIVVDGTDHELSRQILEFEIDAIEQRMENQAKVFESAGGYAPTMGIIGTVMGLIHVLSNLADPGSLGSAIAVAFTATLYGVASANILYLPIASKIRIRAAETVQFTEMMLEGILAIQAGENPALIRKKLTAFMQTEKLSFVRKKEESEDGAETQPAQPKRA; the protein is encoded by the coding sequence ATGGACCAGACCACTTCGTGGGGCATTCTGGCGGCTCTTGCCGCGTTAATAGGCGGATTTTTGTGGGAAGGAGGGCATTGGGAAGGGCTGGTGGAGAAAACGGCGCTGCTGATCGTATTCGGAGGAACGTTCGCGGCCGTCGCGATCAGCTTCCCGGCATCGCGGCTGCGCCAGATTCCCGAATCGTTGAAGACTGCCTTCCGACCCGCCGCTTTGGAGACGACGACCCGAATTGACGAGCTCGTCGAACTGGCTACGATCGCCCGGCGCGAAGGCGTGCTCTCCCTGGAAGATAAACTTGTAGACCACCCGGACCCTTTTATCCAAAGCGGTCTGCAAATCGTCGTTGACGGTACCGATCACGAGCTCAGCAGGCAAATCCTCGAATTCGAGATTGATGCGATCGAGCAACGAATGGAAAACCAAGCGAAAGTCTTCGAGTCTGCAGGCGGGTATGCGCCTACGATGGGCATCATCGGCACTGTCATGGGACTGATCCACGTGCTAAGCAATCTTGCGGATCCCGGCTCGCTAGGGTCCGCGATCGCAGTGGCGTTTACCGCCACCCTTTACGGAGTTGCCTCCGCAAACATCCTTTATCTGCCCATCGCGTCCAAGATCCGGATTCGCGCGGCCGAGACCGTACAGTTTACGGAGATGATGCTGGAAGGCATTCTCGCGATCCAAGCCGGCGAAAATCCGGCGCTTATTCGCAAAAAGCTGACCGCCTTCATGCAAACGGAGAAACTGTCGTTCGTCCGTAAAAAGGAGGAGAGCGAAGATGGCGCGGAGACGCAGCCGGCGCAGCCGAAGCGCGCATGA